From a single Terriglobia bacterium genomic region:
- a CDS encoding MbtH family protein: protein MANPFENENGEFMVLVNHEGQYSLWPTFKEVPAGWSAVGPKGKKEECLDWVEENWTDMRPKSLIEAMSKKS from the coding sequence ATGGCAAATCCATTTGAAAATGAGAACGGTGAGTTCATGGTCCTGGTGAACCATGAGGGGCAGTACTCCTTGTGGCCCACCTTTAAGGAAGTTCCGGCGGGCTGGTCCGCAGTGGGTCCAAAAGGGAAGAAAGAAGAATGTCTGGATTGGGTGGAAGAGAACTGGACTGATATGCGTCCAAAAAGCCTGATCGAAGCGATGAGCAAGAAATCCTAG
- a CDS encoding MFS transporter, with protein sequence MEPLKACAGTTRVTFSQVLRTRSFFALWLARFISSIGDWLAVLPLFSLIAFQRHGSAAETSMVMVSFSVPVILLGPLAGAVVDRSSLKRTLIICDLICAVLAALLAFSGHLYQMYLLMAGLSAASCFFLPGQTALLPLILGENELLVANSINVQTLQLNQVFAPAVVGFAVAWLGVRNCFYLDAASFIVSALLVSTIRIERKTIRDVPTSKSIWVDLKAGLKFIAGHPVARVLVLTIAIANGAVAIFEALFAVYVRDLLGGGAKMFGSVTSALGVGTILGAMLVGRFAQRQPRPRIINAGFLVQAVSVFVLGVWAMPITTLAASVGLGAGAALVFLSAQTFALEEVPPEMLGRVTSTATSVFLIVQLASFGSSGLLATWLGMRNLCYIAVIVVVLTAIVAHFWIRRGQGAQAKNEGILEESFRP encoded by the coding sequence ATGGAGCCGCTGAAGGCTTGCGCTGGAACAACCCGGGTCACATTCAGCCAGGTGCTGCGAACGCGGTCCTTTTTTGCGCTTTGGCTGGCCCGTTTTATCAGCAGCATCGGAGACTGGCTTGCCGTGCTGCCCTTGTTCAGCCTGATCGCTTTTCAACGCCATGGCAGCGCGGCTGAAACGTCCATGGTGATGGTCTCTTTCTCCGTTCCGGTAATCCTTCTGGGCCCGCTGGCAGGAGCTGTAGTTGATCGCTCAAGTCTAAAGCGGACACTGATTATTTGCGATCTTATCTGCGCGGTGCTTGCGGCGCTGCTGGCATTCTCAGGACATTTGTACCAGATGTATCTGCTCATGGCGGGGCTCAGCGCTGCCTCTTGCTTTTTTCTTCCAGGCCAGACCGCATTACTTCCCTTGATCCTCGGTGAGAATGAGCTGCTGGTTGCCAACTCCATCAACGTGCAGACGCTGCAACTGAACCAGGTATTCGCTCCCGCAGTTGTTGGATTTGCCGTAGCGTGGCTCGGTGTGAGGAATTGTTTTTACCTGGATGCTGCATCATTCATCGTTTCGGCGCTGTTGGTTTCTACGATTCGCATTGAACGCAAAACGATTCGCGATGTTCCCACCAGCAAGAGCATCTGGGTGGACCTGAAGGCTGGTCTCAAATTTATTGCCGGACACCCAGTGGCCCGCGTACTGGTGCTTACAATTGCCATTGCCAACGGCGCGGTGGCGATCTTCGAGGCTTTGTTCGCGGTATATGTCAGGGACCTGCTTGGGGGCGGCGCAAAGATGTTTGGAAGCGTGACTTCAGCGCTGGGCGTCGGCACCATCCTGGGCGCGATGCTTGTAGGCAGGTTCGCCCAAAGACAACCGCGACCGCGCATTATCAATGCCGGGTTTTTGGTTCAGGCAGTTTCTGTGTTCGTCCTCGGGGTCTGGGCAATGCCGATCACAACCCTGGCCGCCAGCGTGGGATTGGGTGCAGGCGCAGCGCTGGTTTTCCTGAGCGCTCAGACGTTCGCCCTGGAAGAAGTCCCTCCTGAGATGCTGGGGCGTGTGACGAGCACAGCTACGTCCGTCTTTCTTATTGTGCAGCTTGCTTCATTTGGCAGCAGCGGATTGCTGGCGACATGGCTGGGAATGCGCAACCTTTGTTATATCGCCGTCATAGTCGTGGTCCTGACCGCAATCGTCGCTCATTTCTGGATTCGAAGAGGACAAGGTGCTCAAGCCAAAAACGAGGGCATTTTGGAAGAGAGCTTTCGCCCGTAG
- a CDS encoding alpha/beta hydrolase, translated as MSRTSNFTLTTPDGIDLFVYCWLPAEQPKAVVQIAHGLAEHAGRYARLADALTSASYAVYANDHRGHGRTVKSADDLGFFADRDGWRKCVDDMWQLNRHVAVTHPGLPIVMLGHSMGSTLAEQFMGDHGDVLAGAVLSGANGKPTFLAKIGGAVTWAERVRLGRRGKSKLVQSLTFDAFNKQFAPTRTAFDWLSRDPAEVDKYVADPLCGFSATVQLWIDLLSGWATVSRRPHQNRVPKALPVYLIAGGRDPVSGNTRQLGPWMAEHRAAERVNLTHKFYPDARHELFNETNRDEVTGDLIGWLNKVVVKSAGSAAE; from the coding sequence ATGAGCCGGACTTCCAATTTCACGCTGACCACTCCAGATGGCATTGATCTGTTTGTCTACTGCTGGCTTCCAGCGGAGCAACCGAAGGCGGTGGTCCAGATTGCGCATGGCCTGGCAGAGCATGCGGGACGTTATGCGCGTCTGGCGGACGCTCTCACCTCAGCAAGCTACGCGGTATATGCCAATGACCATCGCGGTCACGGCAGAACGGTGAAATCAGCGGACGATCTGGGCTTTTTTGCGGACCGCGACGGCTGGCGAAAATGTGTGGACGATATGTGGCAGCTCAATCGGCATGTTGCCGTCACGCATCCCGGATTGCCGATTGTAATGCTGGGTCATTCCATGGGATCAACCCTAGCGGAGCAGTTTATGGGAGACCATGGCGATGTGCTGGCGGGAGCAGTGCTTTCAGGCGCCAATGGAAAGCCCACATTTCTGGCTAAAATCGGCGGCGCTGTTACGTGGGCAGAGCGCGTTCGGCTGGGACGGCGAGGAAAAAGCAAGCTGGTCCAGTCGCTCACCTTTGATGCCTTCAACAAACAATTTGCGCCCACAAGAACGGCGTTCGATTGGCTGTCGCGAGATCCGGCGGAGGTGGATAAATATGTTGCCGATCCACTGTGCGGATTTTCCGCGACCGTGCAACTTTGGATTGACCTGCTCAGCGGATGGGCCACAGTGTCGCGCAGGCCCCATCAAAACCGTGTGCCAAAGGCATTGCCCGTGTATCTGATTGCTGGCGGGCGCGATCCGGTGAGCGGCAACACCCGCCAGTTAGGGCCGTGGATGGCCGAACATCGCGCCGCGGAGCGCGTGAATTTGACGCACAAGTTCTATCCTGACGCCCGCCACGAGTTATTCAATGAGACGAACCGCGATGAAGTGACTGGTGATCTGATCGGCTGGCTGAATAAGGTTGTTGTGAAGTCTGCTGGCAGCGCTGCGGAGTAA
- a CDS encoding M28 family peptidase — protein MADLKQDGIASRGQQGSVPPSFVKVFILWISIIALAILSIRALHAPQPLPATAPENEFSAERALVHVREIAAVPHPLGSPADAAARNYLVTQLTNLGLQPQIFPSIGVDPTARLIIAGKTNDIVGRLPGTASGPAIILMAHYDSVYRAPGAGDDASGVASILEILRALKQGPPIQRDVIALFTDGEEAGLLGAEAFAHSHPWMKDAGLILNFEARGNRGPSLLFETSRNNRPLIEAVAHVAPYPVGSSLFYELYKILPNDTDFTVFRPAAIPGLNFAFGEGLEAYHSPLDTSDHLSLASLQHHGSYGLALTRYFGQVDLAALRNSRDDDVFFDWFGSRLVTYCQRWVLRGQIFVTLLFAVTLILAFRRPQFSRRQFFLALLACLAILILLAAAVAAAWWLISFVLAGRRIIGDCPSNLFLLSALMLFGACVGMLLVGFFRRRLGGQELSLAALSLWFVLSWLLALKISSGSYLLFWPLLLGLLGNAASNFGKKSTTHPSTTHWIRNLPALVAAILLFAPVIYLVYIFLTLQMISAVASALLLALFLLISLPTLGSSSVASRGWASGFLAVAAVVCLGCGVALSGYSSEHPRPDSIVYSLNADDNSAVWISYDRKPDDWTHQFFGANKPAPHPLPDYLAGLTRPLISAGTPAIPLLPPLIENVEHKQEDGLHRLKLRLRSQRKAEMLYVRFPDDVQPVAAKVAGRDVAVHKGSRFGLTLYAMGDEGVELELTVQGPSALSFWVMDRSYGLPVNTQPRPSSIIGMDGSDATYVCRKYVL, from the coding sequence ATGGCTGACTTGAAGCAGGATGGCATCGCCTCCAGGGGGCAGCAAGGTTCTGTCCCTCCTTCGTTTGTAAAGGTCTTTATACTTTGGATTTCGATCATCGCGCTGGCCATCCTCTCTATAAGAGCATTGCATGCGCCTCAGCCGTTACCCGCAACCGCTCCTGAAAATGAATTTTCTGCAGAGCGGGCGCTCGTCCACGTGCGAGAAATTGCTGCCGTACCCCATCCTCTCGGCTCACCAGCGGATGCCGCGGCGCGCAATTATTTGGTGACGCAGCTTACCAATCTTGGTTTGCAACCACAGATTTTTCCATCCATTGGCGTGGATCCCACCGCACGCCTGATCATAGCTGGAAAAACAAATGACATTGTGGGACGCCTTCCCGGCACAGCATCTGGCCCGGCAATTATCTTAATGGCGCACTATGATTCAGTTTACCGCGCTCCGGGCGCCGGAGATGATGCATCTGGCGTAGCTTCTATTCTTGAAATTCTTCGGGCACTCAAGCAGGGCCCGCCCATCCAGCGCGACGTCATCGCGCTATTCACAGATGGAGAAGAGGCTGGACTCCTGGGGGCTGAAGCCTTTGCCCATTCGCACCCCTGGATGAAAGATGCTGGTCTCATCCTGAACTTTGAGGCGCGTGGTAATCGTGGGCCCTCGCTTCTTTTTGAAACCAGTAGGAATAACCGGCCGCTCATTGAGGCCGTTGCCCATGTCGCGCCGTACCCCGTCGGTTCATCCTTGTTTTATGAACTGTACAAAATCCTTCCCAATGACACTGATTTCACTGTTTTTCGTCCGGCCGCAATTCCCGGGCTGAATTTCGCTTTTGGTGAAGGTCTTGAGGCCTACCACTCTCCCCTTGATACTTCCGATCATCTCAGCCTTGCTTCTCTCCAACACCACGGCTCCTATGGATTGGCGCTGACTCGTTATTTCGGGCAGGTCGATTTAGCAGCGCTGCGGAATTCCCGAGACGACGACGTATTCTTCGATTGGTTTGGCAGCAGGCTGGTCACATACTGCCAGCGTTGGGTGCTTCGCGGACAGATATTCGTCACACTCTTGTTCGCAGTGACGCTCATTCTTGCATTCCGCCGCCCTCAATTTAGCAGGCGGCAATTTTTTCTTGCCCTGCTTGCTTGCCTCGCGATTCTTATTCTGCTGGCTGCCGCCGTTGCCGCCGCGTGGTGGCTCATTTCCTTCGTTCTTGCCGGTCGCCGGATCATTGGCGATTGTCCTTCAAATCTTTTTCTTCTAAGCGCACTCATGCTTTTCGGCGCGTGCGTGGGAATGCTCCTGGTTGGCTTTTTCCGCAGACGTCTCGGCGGCCAGGAACTCTCTCTAGCAGCTTTGTCGCTGTGGTTCGTTTTGAGCTGGCTCCTCGCGCTTAAGATCTCCTCCGGAAGTTACCTTTTGTTCTGGCCTTTGCTGCTCGGACTGCTGGGCAATGCTGCTTCCAACTTTGGCAAAAAATCCACAACACATCCATCCACAACACACTGGATACGCAATCTCCCTGCCCTCGTGGCAGCCATTCTCCTGTTTGCGCCGGTCATTTATCTGGTGTACATATTCCTGACTTTGCAGATGATCTCCGCGGTAGCGTCGGCCCTGCTGCTCGCCTTGTTCCTCCTGATATCGCTTCCCACACTTGGGTCATCATCTGTCGCATCCAGGGGATGGGCGTCGGGATTTCTTGCGGTCGCCGCGGTGGTTTGTCTCGGCTGTGGCGTTGCTCTTTCGGGATACAGTTCGGAACATCCTCGACCAGACAGCATTGTTTACAGTCTCAATGCAGACGACAATAGCGCAGTCTGGATCAGCTACGATCGGAAGCCTGACGATTGGACGCATCAGTTCTTCGGCGCCAACAAGCCTGCGCCGCATCCTTTGCCGGACTATCTGGCTGGATTAACGCGACCGCTGATCTCGGCCGGCACGCCCGCGATTCCCCTGCTGCCGCCTCTTATCGAAAATGTCGAGCACAAGCAGGAGGACGGCCTCCACCGGCTGAAGCTAAGACTTAGATCGCAGCGAAAAGCCGAAATGCTGTACGTGAGATTTCCTGACGATGTTCAACCCGTCGCGGCAAAAGTGGCGGGGAGAGATGTTGCGGTGCATAAAGGCAGCCGCTTTGGCCTGACCTTGTACGCAATGGGAGATGAAGGCGTGGAACTTGAACTCACGGTCCAAGGTCCTTCCGCTCTTTCATTCTGGGTAATGGACCGGTCCTATGGCCTGCCAGTAAATACGCAGCCGCGTCCATCCAGCATCATTGGAATGGATGGCAGCGATGCAACCTATGTTTGTCGCAAATATGTTTTGTAA
- a CDS encoding lantibiotic dehydratase family protein — MPGPSHALPPHLEILVPFEWGIWRWFVLRGAGFPAERIEGLAPACAAAADALILAEERVQSLFQNAIRTLNKTMDELRRQGEDRYSAMFKTVLNARRRLAEGKIPRTEDFFPEIQRMFHEISDAMQACERLNAEWVQSFEQSLSAQTETLRQFACDPKFQEAVVWQNRQAFETALQSVAREHGGVLRNQRQRNHEELVANYAQRYCVKNDTIGFFGPVAWGRIESGSRVIELSYGPSLTKRRQTYFENWAIDKVAAGISQLKGMDWWISPRLIPDAFIEKGMLQRPGFSPVALSELEQAILSRCNGKVLPQEILHAIHADPRLCDCSQQDLRAVLKAKADEGVLVWRFLVPVEVNSEIALREQLLRVGDPELRTTALNHLDKIEAARREVEGTAGDPNRLNRAMRNVEFVFEEITNVQGNRNPGTTYGGRTVVYEDCQRDLGIRIAPDLLSPIAPALSLLLKSLRWFMQSTALEFQRLFVQTYRELAVAQSSSGVRLQDWWNYTEPKLLNASSLDEVEKLFRQKWDEILAIGQQDSMVQLKSDDLKEKVEQLFPELGAGYYPVRYFCPDLMLAAEDEEAASRGELLYVLGEVHAGKNTLCHAALVKQHPNRHELVEATQWDLASSCFKILNTHANPFTTVRTSEGVLRPADYFLATTPDAIAPSGHDSHPISGLVLTEHDETIEVVSVADGRRFHILEAFSDLLFAFVMNKASWIPPLRHAPRVLIDKLVIHRETWRFRNGDLDFAAEKDEGKRFLEARRWMKSHSLPRKLFVKSALEVKPFYVDMESPVLVEILCRAIRRMNSSSGEGEEIIFSEMLPGSQQLWLRDAKGSSYTSELRFAVVDLKARSLSAIGQKHAGFDPPLFSGC; from the coding sequence ATGCCCGGTCCGAGCCATGCTTTGCCGCCGCACTTAGAGATACTGGTTCCCTTTGAATGGGGGATCTGGCGCTGGTTTGTGTTGCGCGGAGCCGGTTTTCCGGCAGAACGGATTGAGGGACTTGCGCCGGCCTGCGCTGCTGCAGCAGACGCGCTGATACTGGCAGAGGAGCGTGTCCAATCGCTATTTCAAAATGCCATCCGCACCTTAAATAAAACAATGGACGAGCTGCGCCGGCAAGGCGAAGATCGTTATAGCGCAATGTTTAAGACTGTGCTCAACGCGCGGCGTCGGCTCGCGGAAGGCAAGATACCGCGCACCGAAGACTTTTTTCCAGAGATCCAGCGGATGTTCCATGAAATCTCTGATGCGATGCAGGCGTGTGAGCGTCTCAATGCCGAATGGGTCCAGAGCTTCGAGCAGTCTCTATCCGCCCAAACAGAAACATTGCGGCAATTTGCGTGCGACCCGAAGTTCCAGGAAGCAGTTGTCTGGCAAAATCGGCAGGCATTTGAAACCGCCCTGCAATCTGTTGCGCGTGAGCACGGAGGAGTGCTGAGAAATCAGCGGCAACGCAATCATGAGGAACTTGTAGCCAACTATGCCCAGCGATATTGCGTGAAAAATGACACCATCGGGTTCTTTGGACCGGTGGCCTGGGGCAGGATTGAGTCTGGCTCGCGCGTGATCGAACTCAGTTATGGGCCTTCGCTGACCAAACGACGCCAGACCTATTTTGAAAATTGGGCAATCGATAAAGTTGCAGCCGGCATTTCGCAGCTGAAGGGCATGGATTGGTGGATTTCCCCTCGCCTTATTCCCGACGCTTTCATCGAGAAGGGAATGTTGCAGCGTCCTGGTTTCTCGCCTGTCGCGCTTTCTGAACTGGAGCAGGCAATACTATCCCGATGCAATGGCAAAGTATTACCGCAAGAAATATTGCATGCAATCCACGCCGATCCGCGACTTTGCGATTGCAGTCAGCAGGACCTGCGTGCGGTGCTAAAAGCCAAAGCCGACGAGGGTGTCCTCGTCTGGCGGTTTCTGGTTCCGGTTGAAGTCAATTCAGAAATCGCTCTGCGCGAGCAACTGCTCAGGGTTGGTGACCCTGAGCTTCGCACAACAGCGCTCAACCATCTGGACAAGATTGAAGCGGCGCGCAGGGAAGTAGAGGGCACTGCCGGCGATCCAAACCGACTGAATCGGGCAATGCGCAACGTTGAGTTTGTTTTTGAAGAGATCACAAATGTTCAGGGAAATCGAAATCCAGGAACCACCTATGGCGGACGAACAGTTGTCTATGAAGATTGCCAGAGAGATTTAGGAATCCGAATCGCGCCCGATCTACTCAGCCCAATTGCTCCGGCCCTCTCGCTTCTTCTGAAAAGTTTGCGCTGGTTCATGCAATCAACAGCGCTGGAATTTCAGCGATTGTTTGTGCAGACATATCGTGAGCTTGCTGTGGCCCAATCCAGCAGCGGCGTTCGATTGCAGGATTGGTGGAACTATACGGAGCCAAAACTTCTCAACGCTTCATCGTTGGACGAAGTAGAGAAACTCTTTCGCCAGAAGTGGGACGAAATTTTGGCGATCGGGCAACAAGATTCGATGGTCCAACTTAAAAGCGATGATCTGAAGGAAAAGGTGGAACAGCTGTTCCCCGAACTCGGCGCCGGATATTATCCTGTGCGCTATTTTTGTCCTGACCTTATGCTGGCAGCGGAGGATGAGGAGGCTGCTAGCAGAGGCGAGTTGCTATATGTATTAGGTGAAGTGCATGCGGGAAAAAATACTCTGTGCCATGCCGCGCTGGTCAAGCAACATCCCAACCGCCACGAACTGGTTGAAGCGACGCAATGGGACCTGGCTTCCAGCTGTTTCAAAATTCTCAACACGCATGCGAACCCATTCACAACGGTCAGAACCAGTGAAGGCGTGTTGCGCCCGGCAGATTACTTCCTGGCCACCACGCCGGATGCCATTGCTCCCAGCGGACACGATTCCCACCCTATCAGCGGACTCGTGCTGACTGAGCACGATGAAACGATTGAAGTGGTCAGCGTTGCTGATGGACGGCGTTTTCACATTCTTGAAGCGTTTTCCGATCTTCTTTTTGCGTTTGTAATGAATAAGGCGTCGTGGATTCCGCCATTGCGGCATGCTCCCCGCGTATTGATCGATAAGCTGGTGATTCATCGCGAAACGTGGCGCTTTCGCAACGGCGACCTGGATTTCGCAGCGGAAAAAGATGAAGGCAAACGTTTTCTGGAGGCCAGAAGATGGATGAAAAGCCACAGCCTGCCGCGGAAATTATTTGTGAAAAGCGCTTTGGAGGTAAAACCGTTCTATGTGGACATGGAAAGCCCCGTGCTGGTGGAAATTCTGTGCCGCGCGATCCGCCGCATGAATTCTTCGAGCGGAGAAGGTGAAGAGATCATCTTTTCAGAGATGCTTCCCGGTTCCCAACAATTATGGCTGCGGGACGCGAAGGGCAGCAGCTACACGAGCGAACTGCGCTTTGCCGTGGTAGATCTTAAGGCACGGTCGTTGTCCGCGATCGGGCAAAAGCATGCCGGGTTCGATCCGCCATTGTTTTCGGGTTGCTAG
- a CDS encoding putative thioesterase — protein MWFENLPGGRDGALRLYCFPYAGGSAQVFRSWQRHFAPKAALSLACLPGRATRIGEPPFKQYKPLITALADAIIPEIPPAFAFWGHSMGAVISFELARELRRRGQPAPLALFLSGRGAPQVPDPDPPVFNLPDSEFIAELRRLNGTPLELLDSPELKEFFLPTIRADFELVETYEYEPEPPLTCNICAYGGLQDAHVPAANLREWQKQTSGAFKVRMFPGDHFYIHTSNDLLHALRRDVLDLLHEAPTGYQLREQFNS, from the coding sequence ATGTGGTTTGAAAATCTTCCGGGAGGAAGAGACGGCGCGCTCCGGCTGTACTGCTTTCCCTATGCTGGGGGAAGCGCACAGGTATTCCGCAGCTGGCAACGGCATTTTGCGCCAAAAGCAGCGCTCTCGCTTGCGTGTTTGCCAGGCCGGGCGACGCGCATCGGGGAGCCGCCGTTCAAGCAATATAAACCGCTGATAACCGCTTTGGCTGACGCCATTATTCCTGAAATCCCTCCCGCATTCGCGTTCTGGGGACACAGCATGGGCGCTGTCATCAGCTTTGAACTTGCACGTGAACTTCGCCGTCGAGGTCAACCTGCTCCGCTTGCGTTGTTTCTTTCCGGACGTGGCGCGCCACAGGTTCCCGATCCCGATCCTCCTGTTTTCAATCTTCCAGATTCGGAATTCATAGCCGAGCTGCGTCGCTTGAACGGCACGCCCCTGGAGTTGCTCGACAGTCCTGAGCTGAAGGAATTCTTTTTGCCGACCATCAGGGCGGATTTTGAACTTGTGGAAACATATGAGTATGAGCCTGAGCCGCCGCTTACCTGCAATATCTGCGCTTATGGTGGATTGCAGGATGCTCATGTGCCTGCGGCAAACCTGAGGGAGTGGCAGAAACAAACCTCAGGAGCATTCAAGGTCCGGATGTTTCCCGGTGATCATTTTTATATCCACACCTCCAATGACCTTCTGCATGCCCTGCGGCGCGATGTGCTGGATCTTTTGCATGAAGCTCCCACTGGTTACCAACTGCGGGAGCAATTTAATTCCTGA
- a CDS encoding ABC transporter permease produces MNTILRDVLYALRQFVRNPLFTIVAVSSLAVGIGANTAIFSVMDAALLKSLPVANPQELVMFTDPNASGVTTGLNTGERHLMTFAEFAQLRDHATSLSGMFATEADLNRWHVRIGGGPIEEARGRLVSEGYFSVLGLQPAIGRFFTSSDAKGPGQDPYAVISYDYWQSRFGGKPTVLGTAIQVGNASLTVIAVAKRGFRGETVGESTDFWMPVMMQPMVIPGRDWLSENLSQSAEKIMWLHTFGRLKPGVSSSKAQTEINVLFRQAIENSYPTSLSPELRRQALDQRLVLHEARTGVFANRNDFSQQLFLLLGAAIVVLAIACINVANLLLARGSNRSKEVALRLSIGATRARIIRQFLTESLVLSFLGGLFALLLAWGASRLLIIFLASGPNGLELTPALDGKVLWFTLFAVVFSGIIFGLAPALRGTNIDLNDSLRDSGHATASTGKVKLTQGLVVGQIGLSLLAVILAGLFLRTIWNLQSVGLGYPKEKLLLITVDGVTAGYKGPQLSNLWRDLNARLQALPGVQAVSYSINGLFSGSEADDEIAVEGFTPQNEDEKTSRFDMVGPGYFSTLGVPLLRGRELGVSDGPAAPHVAVINEAFANRFFAGRSPIGRHITQDPGNEKNIMEVVGVARNVRDHALRGDVPPRFYVPGDQGMGGPNEWATFEIRTAGDPKYMLDAVRKTIVNADAKLYPTKERPLVESLESTMSQPRMMARLCAVFGMVGLLLAAGGLYGVLSYGIARRTNEIGIRMALGAAPGRVIGMVLRETGMMLAIGSVFGIVLTFACARLIAGRLYGLSTLDPLTILSAVGLFAIVAAIAAFVPAARAARVNPIRALRHE; encoded by the coding sequence TTGAATACCATTCTGCGCGACGTGCTTTACGCGCTTCGGCAGTTCGTCCGAAATCCTCTGTTTACGATTGTCGCGGTGAGTTCTCTAGCCGTTGGAATAGGCGCGAACACAGCGATCTTCAGTGTGATGGATGCAGCTTTGCTGAAATCGTTGCCGGTGGCCAATCCGCAGGAACTGGTCATGTTTACTGATCCTAATGCGTCAGGCGTCACTACCGGACTAAATACGGGCGAGCGGCACCTCATGACCTTTGCCGAGTTTGCTCAATTGCGCGATCATGCCACCAGCCTCTCCGGGATGTTCGCAACAGAGGCGGACCTCAATCGCTGGCACGTGCGCATTGGCGGTGGCCCGATTGAAGAAGCGCGAGGACGCCTGGTTTCTGAAGGATACTTTTCAGTCCTGGGTCTTCAACCCGCGATAGGAAGGTTCTTTACATCCAGCGACGCAAAAGGTCCCGGGCAGGATCCTTATGCCGTGATTAGCTACGATTACTGGCAAAGCCGGTTTGGCGGAAAACCGACAGTGTTGGGCACGGCGATTCAGGTTGGGAACGCCAGTCTGACGGTGATCGCTGTTGCTAAGCGTGGGTTTCGCGGTGAAACGGTGGGAGAGAGTACCGATTTCTGGATGCCCGTGATGATGCAGCCGATGGTCATTCCCGGGCGAGACTGGCTGAGTGAAAATTTGTCACAGAGTGCTGAAAAAATCATGTGGCTGCACACGTTCGGACGTCTTAAGCCCGGCGTGAGTTCAAGCAAGGCGCAGACTGAAATAAATGTTCTCTTCCGGCAGGCTATCGAAAACAGTTATCCCACTTCACTTTCTCCTGAATTGCGGAGACAGGCACTGGACCAGCGGTTGGTGCTGCATGAAGCGCGCACGGGCGTCTTCGCAAACAGGAACGATTTTTCACAACAACTGTTCCTGTTGCTGGGAGCCGCAATTGTGGTGCTGGCAATCGCATGCATTAATGTAGCCAACCTGCTGCTGGCTCGAGGCTCCAACAGAAGCAAAGAAGTGGCGCTCCGGCTTTCCATCGGCGCCACCCGGGCACGCATCATAAGGCAATTCCTGACTGAGAGCCTTGTGCTCTCATTCCTTGGAGGTCTTTTTGCTCTGCTGCTGGCCTGGGGTGCTTCACGGCTTCTGATCATATTTTTGGCCAGTGGGCCGAATGGCCTGGAACTTACGCCAGCACTGGATGGGAAAGTATTGTGGTTCACTCTCTTTGCTGTGGTCTTTTCTGGAATCATTTTTGGATTGGCGCCCGCACTTCGCGGAACAAACATTGACTTGAACGATAGCCTGCGCGATAGCGGTCATGCCACCGCTTCAACGGGGAAGGTGAAACTTACGCAGGGCCTTGTGGTAGGGCAGATTGGGCTCTCATTGCTTGCGGTAATTCTGGCCGGATTATTTCTGCGTACCATCTGGAATCTGCAATCGGTCGGGTTAGGTTATCCAAAAGAGAAGCTCTTGCTCATAACGGTGGATGGCGTAACGGCCGGTTATAAGGGGCCGCAATTATCCAACCTGTGGCGTGACCTGAATGCCAGATTGCAGGCCTTGCCCGGCGTGCAAGCCGTGAGTTATTCCATCAATGGACTTTTCAGCGGGTCTGAAGCTGACGATGAAATTGCCGTGGAAGGATTCACTCCACAAAACGAAGACGAAAAAACGTCACGGTTTGACATGGTAGGCCCCGGTTATTTTTCCACTCTTGGCGTGCCTCTGCTGCGAGGCCGAGAACTCGGAGTGTCTGATGGCCCCGCCGCGCCGCATGTAGCCGTAATTAATGAAGCATTCGCCAATCGATTTTTTGCCGGGCGTAGCCCGATTGGAAGGCACATTACACAGGACCCAGGTAACGAGAAAAATATCATGGAGGTAGTGGGAGTGGCGAGGAATGTCCGTGACCACGCTTTGCGTGGAGACGTGCCGCCGCGCTTTTACGTTCCCGGCGATCAGGGAATGGGTGGGCCAAACGAGTGGGCCACGTTTGAGATCCGTACCGCGGGCGATCCTAAATATATGCTGGATGCGGTGCGCAAGACCATCGTAAATGCTGATGCGAAACTGTATCCGACCAAGGAGCGCCCCCTAGTGGAGTCGCTGGAGAGCACCATGTCTCAACCGCGAATGATGGCAAGGCTTTGCGCCGTTTTTGGTATGGTGGGATTATTGCTGGCCGCCGGAGGTCTCTATGGAGTCCTTTCCTACGGCATAGCCAGGCGAACGAATGAGATTGGCATCCGTATGGCGCTGGGCGCAGCGCCGGGAAGGGTAATCGGCATGGTATTGCGAGAGACTGGAATGATGCTCGCTATCGGATCGGTGTTCGGGATCGTGCTGACATTTGCCTGCGCTCGACTGATTGCCGGCCGGCTTTACGGTCTCAGCACACTCGATCCGCTTACAATCCTGAGCGCCGTTGGACTTTTTGCGATTGTGGCCGCGATTGCCGCTTTCGTTCCCGCTGCCCGCGCTGCCCGCGTGAATCCAATCAGAGCTTTGCGGCACGAATAG